ACGACCCTCATATATGGGTGAGTCCAAAAAGAGCGATGCAGCAGGCTCAGACCATTTGTCAGGCAATTGTGGAGATTGACCCTGAAAACTCTGAATATTATAGGAAGAATATGGCTGAACTGGATTCGAAGCTCGCTAAGCTGGATAAAGATATCAGTGATGCCTCCAAGTCTTTTAAGAGTAATGTGATTGTTGTTTCCCATGAAGCCTTCGGATACTTTGCAAAGGACTATAGGCTGGAGCAGATTGCTATCACGGGAATCAATCCTCAGGCAGAGATCAGTTCTTCAAAGATGATAGAGCTCACCAGGGTTTGCAAGGAAAAGAATGTCGAATACATATTCTTTGAAAAGCTTACAAGCCCCAAGCTCTCTGAAACCTTAGCAGGGGAAGTGGGCGCAGGAACGCTGGTGCTCAATGATGCTGCAGGCTTGAACGAAGAAGATATTAAGTCTGGGAAGGACTATATTACAGTTATGTACGAGAATTTAGAAAACTTGAAAAAGGCGTTGGGTGATTAAATGGGAGCAGATATTATAAAAATTGAGAACATAAGCTTCGGGTATGGCAGAATTAATGTGCTGGATGGAGTAAGTACTACCATCAAAGACGGAGATTTTTTGGGAATAGTAGGCCCCAATGGTTCGGGTAAAAGTACGCTGCTTAAGATTTTTCTGGGATTGCTAAAACCTCAGAAAGGGACTATAAAGGTTTTTGATACTGATATCAATAAATTCAACCAATGGGGCAAGATTGGATATATACCACAGAAAGCCACTTCCTTCAACCAAGGCTTTCCGGCAACTGTAGAGGAAGTGGTCTCGGCTAATCTTTATCCTATGGTAGGTTTGGCAGGGCGTACGGGTAAAATCCACCGGGAGAAGGTGGATGAAGCACTTCGGACTGTGGATATGCTGGAGTTTAAGAAAAGGATTATAGGAAGGCTTTCCGGAGGCCAGCAGCAGAGGGTATTCATAGCTAAATCCCTGGTCAGCAATCCACGGGTAATATTTATGGATGAACCTACAGTCGGAATAGACCAGAAATCAGAGGAAAGCTTTTATGAGCTGATGGATTCTCTGAATAAAAACAGAGGAATTACGTTGGTAATTGTTACTCATGATATAGGCGCTATTGATAAGAGAGTCAACAGGGTATTGTGCTTATCCGAGGGAAAACTTCTTGAGCATGACTGTGCAATAAATCAAGGTGCAGATATATTCAAAGAAGCCTATGAAAATCACAACAGGGCTCAAATAACTCACAGACATTAGGCGGGGGTAAGATATATGTTAGAATTGCTTAGTTTTGAATTCATGCAGAGGGCTTTTGCAGCGGGGCTCTTGGTAGCAGTGATATGTCCGCTTATTGGAACCTTTGTTGTTATGAGAAGGTTGTCCATGATAGGCGATACACTTTCCCACGCATCTCTTGCCGGTATTGCCGCAGGTATGCTTGGAGGATTTTATCCTTTGTGGGGGGCACTGATTTTTTCTTTGGCTGCTGCTATAGGTGTTGAGCAATTGAGAAAACGCTTTTCGCAATATGCGGAGCTTTCAATATCCATAGTGCTTTCGGCGAGCATAGGTCTGGCTGTTGTGTTAATCAGTCTTGCCAAATCCTTTAATGCAGATTTGCTAAGCTATCTGTTCGGCAGCATAATTGCGGTCACTATGCTTGATATATACACAATACTAGGTTTAAGTATCATCATACTGGTTTCGGTATGGCTGCTTTATAAGGAATTTTTCTATATGGCCTTTGATGAGGAGGGGGCGGAGCTTGCAGGAATACCTGTATCAACGCTGAATATATATTTTACAGCACTCACAGCCATGACAATTGTGGTTTCCATGAGGGTTGTCGGAATACTTATGGTATCCTCACTTATGGTTGTCCCCGTAGCCTGCAGCTTATTGATATCCAAAAGCTTTAAAAATACGATTTTCTTATCGGTGGTTTTTGCATTAATATCTGTGGTCGTAGGACTTTTTACATCCTACTATTTTGACCTTGCACCTGGAGGCTCTATCGTATTAACCTCTGTATTTATACTGCTTATTGTTTTGACTGTTAAAAAAATATTCAGAATGCAGTGATCATGAAACAAGGAAGTGTAGAAATGAAAGATTTGAGCAGGATTGAAGAGATGCTTAGAGGTAAGGGTTATAAGCTAACTGAGCAGAGAAGGCTTATTATTGAGGTTTTTAATGAAAGTCAGAGACATTATACTGCACAGGAGATATTTGATCTTGTGAGGGAAAAATTGAAGGGGATTAATTTTTCCACCATTTACAGGAACCTTGAATTATTAAGCTCATTGGAGATAATAAGCAAGCTGCACCTGGAAAGCGGTATAAGCCATTATGAGCTTTGTGGACTGGCGCACCACCACCATATAATTTGCAAGGAATGCGGAGCGATGAAGGAAATTGATATTTGCCCTTATGCAAGCCTTGGGGAGGAGCAGCTAACGTCTATAGGCTTCAGAGCTACCGACCATAAATTCGAGATTTATGGCTACTGCAGCAAATGTAGTCTGACAAAGGAGTAAATTCAAATAGTGGTTTTGGATACTATATATAAGGTAATAGTAATATAATATACAGATTTAGATAAATTTTATGAGGTGAAATTGATGATAAGTAAAAGGACAGCATTTTTGTGGGCAATAATATTAGTAATTGTTACAGCTTTCAGCACCTTTATCGCTGCGAATACGGTCGCTATAAGTATGGGGAACAAAGTAGTAATAGCAAAGGAAGATTTTCAAACGGTTAAAAGCATGGATAAGCTTTTGGGGCTTAAGGAATATATCAAGGGCAACTATGTTGAAGGAGCAGATGATGATAAGCTTATAGAGGGCGCAATCAAAGGAATGTTCGAATCCCTGAGCGACCCATATTCTGTGTATATGACCAAAGATGAATTCAAGAATTTCAATGAGTCTACCAAAGGCTCCTATGGTGGCATCGGAGTTATTGTCACCAGAAGTGAGGATGGTTATGTGACGGTTGTTGCTCCGATAGAGGATACTCCCGGAGAAAGAGCCGGACTTAAAACCAATGATAAGATTATAAAGGTTGATGATAAGGATATAATCGGGATTGAGTTGGAGGCAGCAGTTACTCTGATGAAGGGTAAAAAAGGCTCTCCGGTCACTTTGACTGTAATGAGGGATGACATAAAAGAACCTCAGGTGTTTAAGATAACAAGAGAAGAAATCATACTGAAAACAGTAAAAAGCAATATGATGGATAATAATGTCGGTTACATAAGGATAAGCATGTTCGATGAGGATACCGGCGGCGAGTTCAAGAAGGCTTTAACTGCTCTTGAGGAAAAGAAGATGAAGAGCTTGGTAATAGATTTGAGGCAGAATCCGGGAGGCTTCATAAATCAATGCGTTGAGGTAGCTGATGAACTGCTGGATGAGGGTTTAATAGTTTATACAGAGGATAAGAGTAAGAAAAGGGAAGATTACAAGTCCAAGAGCGGTAAGATTGATGTGCCCTTTGTTATTCTAATAGATGAGGGGAGCGCCAGTGCATCTGAAATAGTGTCCGGAGCAGTAAAGGATAGGAAAGCAGGGCTTTTGATAGGTACAAAGAGCTTTGGCAAAGGTTTGGTCCAATCAATTGAACAGCTGAAGGACGGCTCAGGTATGAAGCTCACTACTCAGAAGTATTATACTCCCAACGGCATAAGCATCAATAAGATAGGAATACAGCCTGATATAGAGGTTAAAGCATTAGAGACAAGATCTGGTCAGAAGCCTGAGGAGGTAAAGGACGTACAGCTTGAAAGAGCTATAGAGGAGCTGCTCAAACAGACAAGGTGATTCGAGGTGCTTTATGGTTACAATTCTTAAGATTGCCGGATTGGTATTCGAACAATTCGGCAATCTCTTGTTAGATGAGTTTTTCTGGATAATAATACTGGTTTTGATAGCAATATACAGGAAAAATGCTGGGATTGAGACAAGAATGCTGGGTACCAGCTATCCTATATTTTATAAAGTGTCGAGTTCTGTGCTGGTTGGGTTGGCTGGAGGACTTTTAGGCAGTCTTATTGTGATTCTTCTAGGTATCAGTATAGTGGATTATACAAGTGCAGGAGAAGGTTCACTAACGGATGCTATCACATATATCTGGATAATTGCTATCCTGCTTGCTGTGATAAACCCAAGATATTTGTGCTTTTCCTATGCCGGAGGCTTGGTAGCACTCTCAAACCTGATATTCGGCTTTCCGTCAGTAAATGTTCCAGGGCTGCTGGCACTTATCGGCGTACTCCATCTGGTTGAGAGCTTCTTAATCTGGCTGGACGGTTATACCTATTCTGTGCCTTTGTTCCTGAAAAGGCAGAAAGGGGATACGGTCGGGGGTTATGTCATGAATAAGGTATGGCCGATTCCTCTGGTAGTGTTTGCAGTTATGTTTGGCGGTGAAGGAGGCAGAATAAGCCTTGCCGAAATTATTGACATGCCATCTTGGTGGCCTTTTCTGAAGCATTCTGCAGCAGGAGGAATAAGGGACTTGGTATATATACCCCTTGTGGTGCCTGTTGTGCTGGGATATGGAGATATGGCAATAACAAAAATGCCTGACAGAAAGTGCAGAAGCTCTGCTGTTAGGCTGGCAGGCTACAGTCTGATACTTATTATACTTTCTATAATTGCTTCAAAGGTTAGAATATTTGCTTATGCAGCTGCTGTA
The Clostridia bacterium genome window above contains:
- a CDS encoding metal ABC transporter substrate-binding protein is translated as MKKVKTALIVLLLLSMVLSGCAGASEKPIDRSNQNETDKGRMKIYASFYPMYFLASEIAGDKAEVISMVPAGAEPHDWEPSPRMVIELSKADMLIYNGVGMEPWIDKILPNINSGKTKIVDASVGIELLKSEKHEEEEVQNGEDHEHGIYDPHIWVSPKRAMQQAQTICQAIVEIDPENSEYYRKNMAELDSKLAKLDKDISDASKSFKSNVIVVSHEAFGYFAKDYRLEQIAITGINPQAEISSSKMIELTRVCKEKNVEYIFFEKLTSPKLSETLAGEVGAGTLVLNDAAGLNEEDIKSGKDYITVMYENLENLKKALGD
- a CDS encoding ABC transporter ATP-binding protein; this translates as MGADIIKIENISFGYGRINVLDGVSTTIKDGDFLGIVGPNGSGKSTLLKIFLGLLKPQKGTIKVFDTDINKFNQWGKIGYIPQKATSFNQGFPATVEEVVSANLYPMVGLAGRTGKIHREKVDEALRTVDMLEFKKRIIGRLSGGQQQRVFIAKSLVSNPRVIFMDEPTVGIDQKSEESFYELMDSLNKNRGITLVIVTHDIGAIDKRVNRVLCLSEGKLLEHDCAINQGADIFKEAYENHNRAQITHRH
- a CDS encoding metal ABC transporter permease; protein product: MLELLSFEFMQRAFAAGLLVAVICPLIGTFVVMRRLSMIGDTLSHASLAGIAAGMLGGFYPLWGALIFSLAAAIGVEQLRKRFSQYAELSISIVLSASIGLAVVLISLAKSFNADLLSYLFGSIIAVTMLDIYTILGLSIIILVSVWLLYKEFFYMAFDEEGAELAGIPVSTLNIYFTALTAMTIVVSMRVVGILMVSSLMVVPVACSLLISKSFKNTIFLSVVFALISVVVGLFTSYYFDLAPGGSIVLTSVFILLIVLTVKKIFRMQ
- a CDS encoding Fur family transcriptional regulator codes for the protein MKDLSRIEEMLRGKGYKLTEQRRLIIEVFNESQRHYTAQEIFDLVREKLKGINFSTIYRNLELLSSLEIISKLHLESGISHYELCGLAHHHHIICKECGAMKEIDICPYASLGEEQLTSIGFRATDHKFEIYGYCSKCSLTKE
- a CDS encoding S41 family peptidase, with the translated sequence MISKRTAFLWAIILVIVTAFSTFIAANTVAISMGNKVVIAKEDFQTVKSMDKLLGLKEYIKGNYVEGADDDKLIEGAIKGMFESLSDPYSVYMTKDEFKNFNESTKGSYGGIGVIVTRSEDGYVTVVAPIEDTPGERAGLKTNDKIIKVDDKDIIGIELEAAVTLMKGKKGSPVTLTVMRDDIKEPQVFKITREEIILKTVKSNMMDNNVGYIRISMFDEDTGGEFKKALTALEEKKMKSLVIDLRQNPGGFINQCVEVADELLDEGLIVYTEDKSKKREDYKSKSGKIDVPFVILIDEGSASASEIVSGAVKDRKAGLLIGTKSFGKGLVQSIEQLKDGSGMKLTTQKYYTPNGISINKIGIQPDIEVKALETRSGQKPEEVKDVQLERAIEELLKQTR
- a CDS encoding PDZ domain-containing protein, which encodes MVTILKIAGLVFEQFGNLLLDEFFWIIILVLIAIYRKNAGIETRMLGTSYPIFYKVSSSVLVGLAGGLLGSLIVILLGISIVDYTSAGEGSLTDAITYIWIIAILLAVINPRYLCFSYAGGLVALSNLIFGFPSVNVPGLLALIGVLHLVESFLIWLDGYTYSVPLFLKRQKGDTVGGYVMNKVWPIPLVVFAVMFGGEGGRISLAEIIDMPSWWPFLKHSAAGGIRDLVYIPLVVPVVLGYGDMAITKMPDRKCRSSAVRLAGYSLILIILSIIASKVRIFAYAAAVFAPLAHEMLIIYGAKEEEEGEPYFASKENGIKVLYVQKDSIADKMNIRPGDTILRINGISVYSEKHLTELLSSYPTFIWLDIKKPAGSVITAEHMNYRTGIGSLGALIVPGNTDFYYEMSTGSSVAKRLLRRLKRKHKRDIDV